A region of Necator americanus strain Aroian chromosome I, whole genome shotgun sequence DNA encodes the following proteins:
- a CDS encoding hypothetical protein (NECATOR_CHRI.G2839.T2), with the protein MYMVVIPEDLLVCGLTEVDNNGRDVKLERGRPEPLYQLVAALDVVTCIRTKMISLTRVGHLKPSFMALATRRQSTQNVFAVIMGGGVAGSSVAYHLTKRNIKDVLLLEKEEVATPTGTSFHSPGLVSASHPANRYKPILAYSVELYSKLQEETGETINFERTGTLRLATNPTRLQEFKRYVARDYYKEGDACKTSLLSPEETAELAPIVDVKQVLGALYTTNDGMVSASGLNRALVAGAKAGGVQVVNSEPKSVRYDKEKGCWHVELANGMSVTTRNLLNAGGIWANDIARLSGHELPMVIAEHQYAYLTPNSPSLANIPAIIDHDSTFYVRKYGDSYIFGGFEPIEKVVFREDWFRKGVPKEGSRAIKPEFSRLEEAYNRACELVPSIRDAKVEAKAAVFSMTPDGYPLVGPFDKNYWLSTGFLDGVSSGGGIGRYLADWIVDGEPPLELFDTDASRYDRWATRQFILEKSRETYSMYYNWSYTNRLGARPTDRVSGVYGRLKRDKEGMLSTLTREYQMVANKCGVIDMSWKGKIEVKGEDSEALLDYAICTQVPPLGKIGSGLMLTRHGRMFAPLKIFHHDNTRSAFIILTEPERESRDIYWLRRAASEKKFNVQVNCVSEYLASLALVGPNSRQLLSELTKSNVSEEGFPQRSTRLMRLGTVAVVCARSSTSTGQLSFELFHNRADSAKLYQEIMRAGAPYGLVNFGQATLNMMRLEHGYKVWGRELTLDTNPFECGLGALVDFTKEEFIGRPAAIELSKQSYDRRLALLTFDPADNPQVPIEWSNLPFGNEVVRREGQEERIGQITSGSYSVRLHRPIAFAWIGTDVRPDERLTVDIGFERRLVGTTLESIPHIPIH; encoded by the exons ATGTATATGGTAGTTATACCAGAGGATCTTCTTGTTTGTG GATTAACAGAAGTAGACAACAATGGTCGCGATGTAAAGCTCGAACGTGGACGACCAGAGCCGCTCTACCAGCTGGTCGCCGCACTCGACGTTGTGACTTGCATA AGAACTAAAATGATCAGTTTAACGAGGGTTGGCCACCTGAAGCCCTCTTTCATGGCATTGGCGACTAG GAGACAGTCAACACAGAATGTCTTTGCTGTAATCATGGGCGGTGGGGTTGCCGGAAGCTCCGTTGCTTATCACCTCACCAAGAGGAATATCAAGGACGTTCTACTCCTAGAGAAAGAAG aggtGGCCACCCCTACAGGTACTTCGTTTCACTCACCTGGACTCGTTTCTGCTAGTCACCCAGCAAATCGTTATAAACCTATTCTCGCATATTCTGTTGAACTGTATAGCAAACTTCAAGAAGAAACTGGAGAG ACTATAAACTTCGAGAGAACTGGAACACTTCGTCTTGCTACTAACCCTACTCGGCTCCAAGAATTTAAACGATATGTGGCCAGAGATTATTACAAG GAAGGAGATGCCTGCAAAACATCTCTTCTTTCACCTGAGGAGACAGCTGAGCTCGCTCCTATTGTAGACGTCAAGCAG GTTCTTGGCGCATTGTACACAACCAATGACGGCATGGTTTCCGCATCAGGATTAAATCGTGCTTTAGTCGCAGGAGCGAAAGCGGGCGGCGTGCAAGTGGTAAACTCTGAACCAAAGTCTGTCCGTTACGACAAG gAGAAAGGTTGTTGGCATGTGGAGTTAGCTAATGGAATGAGTGTGACTACCAGAAATTTGCTTAATGCTGGAGGAATCTGGGCAAATGACATTGCTCGTCTTTCTGGTCATGAATTGCCTATGGTTATCGCTGAACATCAGTACGCTTATCTAACG CCTAATTCACCTTCTCTTGCTAACATCCCTGCAATAATTGATCATGATAGCACTTTCTACGTGCGTAAATATGGCGACAGTTACATCTTTGGCGGGTTTGAGCCAATAGAGAAAGTCGTTTTCAGAGAAGATTGGTTTCGCAAAGGGGTACCGAAAG AGGGCTCCCGTGCCATAAAACCAGAGTTTTCGAGGTTAGAGGAGGCATATAACCGTGCATGCGAGCTTGTTCCCTCTATACGAGATGCGAAAGTTGAAGCAAAGGCTGCTGTGTTTAGCATGACTCCAGACGGCTACCCCCTG GTGGGTCCGTTCGATAAAAACTACTGGCTGTCAACTGGGTTCCTCGATGGAGTAAGCAGTGGAGGTGGAATAGGAAG ATATCTTGCTGATTGGATAGTGGATGGAGAACCTCCTTTGGAGCTGTTTGACACTGATGCGAGTAGATATGACAGATGGGCAACACGACA atttattttggaaaagagTAGAGAAACTTACTCTATGTACTATAATTGGTCCTACACGAATCGGCTTGGTGCTAGGCCCACTGATCGCGTTAGTGGAGTTTATGGACGTCTTAAAAGGGACAAAG AAGGAATGCTGTCTACACTTACTCGTGAATACCAAATGGTTGCTAACAAGTGTGGGGTTATTGACATGTcttggaaaggaaaaattgaagtgaaaggaGAGGATTCCGAAGCGCTTCTGGATTATGCTATTTGCACTCAG GTTCCTCCTCTCGGCAAGATTGGATCTGGCTTGATGTTAACTCGCCATGGTCGAATGTTTGCCCCTTTAAAGATTTTCCATCATGACAACACTCGCTCGGCTTTCATTATTCTTACTGAACCAGAAAGGGAAAGTAGAGATATTTATTG GCTACGGCGTGCTGCGTCCGAAAAGAAGTTCAATGTGCAGGTGAACTGTGTGTCTGAGTACCTTGCCTCTCTTGCTCTAGTGGGTCCAAACAGCAGACAG ctACTTTCTGAGCTTACCAAATCAAATGTGTCTGAAGAAGGGTTTCCCCAGCGTTCCACTCGTTTGATGCGCCTCGGCACAGTTGCAGTTGTATGTGCTCGCAGTTCTACATCTACAGGACAACTCAGTTTTGAGCTTTTCCATAACAGAGCTGACTCCGCCAAACTTTATCAA GAAATTATGCGTGCGGGTGCGCCTTACGGATTGGTCAATTTTGGTCAAGCTACATTGAACATGATGAGGCTTGAACACGGATATAAAGTTTGGGGTCGAGAACTTACTTTGGACACAAATCCGTTCGAATGTGGATTGGGAG ctCTTGTTGACTTCACCAAAGAAGAGTTCATTGGTAGACCTGCAGCGATCGAGTTATCCAAGCAGTCGTATGACCGTCGTCTCGCTCTCCTCACCTTCGATCCTGCTGATAATCCTCAGGTGCCTATTGAGTGGAGTAATCTTCCGTTCGGGAATGAAGTTGTTCGTCGTGAAGGCCAAGAGGAG CGTATTGGTCAGATCACATCAGGCTCCTATAGTGTGCGTCTCCACCGACCAATTGCTTTCGCATGGATTGGGACCGATGTTCGACCCGACGAGCGG CTGACAGTGGATATAGGATTCGAGCGCCGTTTGGTGGGCACCACCCTGGAGAGCATCCCACATATTCCTATTCACTAG
- a CDS encoding hypothetical protein (NECATOR_CHRI.G2839.T1): MISLTRVGHLKPSFMALATRRQSTQNVFAVIMGGGVAGSSVAYHLTKRNIKDVLLLEKEEVATPTGTSFHSPGLVSASHPANRYKPILAYSVELYSKLQEETGETINFERTGTLRLATNPTRLQEFKRYVARDYYKEGDACKTSLLSPEETAELAPIVDVKQVLGALYTTNDGMVSASGLNRALVAGAKAGGVQVVNSEPKSVRYDKEKGCWHVELANGMSVTTRNLLNAGGIWANDIARLSGHELPMVIAEHQYAYLTPNSPSLANIPAIIDHDSTFYVRKYGDSYIFGGFEPIEKVVFREDWFRKGVPKEGSRAIKPEFSRLEEAYNRACELVPSIRDAKVEAKAAVFSMTPDGYPLVGPFDKNYWLSTGFLDGVSSGGGIGRYLADWIVDGEPPLELFDTDASRYDRWATRQFILEKSRETYSMYYNWSYTNRLGARPTDRVSGVYGRLKRDKGHFSFRNGWEVAFFKGMLSTLTREYQMVANKCGVIDMSWKGKIEVKGEDSEALLDYAICTQVPPLGKIGSGLMLTRHGRMFAPLKIFHHDNTRSAFIILTEPERESRDIYWLRRAASEKKFNVQVNCVSEYLASLALVGPNSRQLLSELTKSNVSEEGFPQRSTRLMRLGTVAVVCARSSTSTGQLSFELFHNRADSAKLYQEIMRAGAPYGLVNFGQATLNMMRLEHGYKVWGRELTLDTNPFECGLGALVDFTKEEFIGRPAAIELSKQSYDRRLALLTFDPADNPQVPIEWSNLPFGNEVVRREGQEERIGQITSGSYSVRLHRPIAFAWIGTDVRPDERLTVDIGFERRLVGTTLESIPHIPIH; this comes from the exons ATGATCAGTTTAACGAGGGTTGGCCACCTGAAGCCCTCTTTCATGGCATTGGCGACTAG GAGACAGTCAACACAGAATGTCTTTGCTGTAATCATGGGCGGTGGGGTTGCCGGAAGCTCCGTTGCTTATCACCTCACCAAGAGGAATATCAAGGACGTTCTACTCCTAGAGAAAGAAG aggtGGCCACCCCTACAGGTACTTCGTTTCACTCACCTGGACTCGTTTCTGCTAGTCACCCAGCAAATCGTTATAAACCTATTCTCGCATATTCTGTTGAACTGTATAGCAAACTTCAAGAAGAAACTGGAGAG ACTATAAACTTCGAGAGAACTGGAACACTTCGTCTTGCTACTAACCCTACTCGGCTCCAAGAATTTAAACGATATGTGGCCAGAGATTATTACAAG GAAGGAGATGCCTGCAAAACATCTCTTCTTTCACCTGAGGAGACAGCTGAGCTCGCTCCTATTGTAGACGTCAAGCAG GTTCTTGGCGCATTGTACACAACCAATGACGGCATGGTTTCCGCATCAGGATTAAATCGTGCTTTAGTCGCAGGAGCGAAAGCGGGCGGCGTGCAAGTGGTAAACTCTGAACCAAAGTCTGTCCGTTACGACAAG gAGAAAGGTTGTTGGCATGTGGAGTTAGCTAATGGAATGAGTGTGACTACCAGAAATTTGCTTAATGCTGGAGGAATCTGGGCAAATGACATTGCTCGTCTTTCTGGTCATGAATTGCCTATGGTTATCGCTGAACATCAGTACGCTTATCTAACG CCTAATTCACCTTCTCTTGCTAACATCCCTGCAATAATTGATCATGATAGCACTTTCTACGTGCGTAAATATGGCGACAGTTACATCTTTGGCGGGTTTGAGCCAATAGAGAAAGTCGTTTTCAGAGAAGATTGGTTTCGCAAAGGGGTACCGAAAG AGGGCTCCCGTGCCATAAAACCAGAGTTTTCGAGGTTAGAGGAGGCATATAACCGTGCATGCGAGCTTGTTCCCTCTATACGAGATGCGAAAGTTGAAGCAAAGGCTGCTGTGTTTAGCATGACTCCAGACGGCTACCCCCTG GTGGGTCCGTTCGATAAAAACTACTGGCTGTCAACTGGGTTCCTCGATGGAGTAAGCAGTGGAGGTGGAATAGGAAG ATATCTTGCTGATTGGATAGTGGATGGAGAACCTCCTTTGGAGCTGTTTGACACTGATGCGAGTAGATATGACAGATGGGCAACACGACA atttattttggaaaagagTAGAGAAACTTACTCTATGTACTATAATTGGTCCTACACGAATCGGCTTGGTGCTAGGCCCACTGATCGCGTTAGTGGAGTTTATGGACGTCTTAAAAGGGACAAAGGTCACTTTTCTTTCCGGAACGGATGGGAGGttgcttttttca AAGGAATGCTGTCTACACTTACTCGTGAATACCAAATGGTTGCTAACAAGTGTGGGGTTATTGACATGTcttggaaaggaaaaattgaagtgaaaggaGAGGATTCCGAAGCGCTTCTGGATTATGCTATTTGCACTCAG GTTCCTCCTCTCGGCAAGATTGGATCTGGCTTGATGTTAACTCGCCATGGTCGAATGTTTGCCCCTTTAAAGATTTTCCATCATGACAACACTCGCTCGGCTTTCATTATTCTTACTGAACCAGAAAGGGAAAGTAGAGATATTTATTG GCTACGGCGTGCTGCGTCCGAAAAGAAGTTCAATGTGCAGGTGAACTGTGTGTCTGAGTACCTTGCCTCTCTTGCTCTAGTGGGTCCAAACAGCAGACAG ctACTTTCTGAGCTTACCAAATCAAATGTGTCTGAAGAAGGGTTTCCCCAGCGTTCCACTCGTTTGATGCGCCTCGGCACAGTTGCAGTTGTATGTGCTCGCAGTTCTACATCTACAGGACAACTCAGTTTTGAGCTTTTCCATAACAGAGCTGACTCCGCCAAACTTTATCAA GAAATTATGCGTGCGGGTGCGCCTTACGGATTGGTCAATTTTGGTCAAGCTACATTGAACATGATGAGGCTTGAACACGGATATAAAGTTTGGGGTCGAGAACTTACTTTGGACACAAATCCGTTCGAATGTGGATTGGGAG ctCTTGTTGACTTCACCAAAGAAGAGTTCATTGGTAGACCTGCAGCGATCGAGTTATCCAAGCAGTCGTATGACCGTCGTCTCGCTCTCCTCACCTTCGATCCTGCTGATAATCCTCAGGTGCCTATTGAGTGGAGTAATCTTCCGTTCGGGAATGAAGTTGTTCGTCGTGAAGGCCAAGAGGAG CGTATTGGTCAGATCACATCAGGCTCCTATAGTGTGCGTCTCCACCGACCAATTGCTTTCGCATGGATTGGGACCGATGTTCGACCCGACGAGCGG CTGACAGTGGATATAGGATTCGAGCGCCGTTTGGTGGGCACCACCCTGGAGAGCATCCCACATATTCCTATTCACTAG